A region of the Acidobacteriota bacterium genome:
AGGAGCTGGGCCTGGGCGAGACGGTCGCCATCGGTCTGGCGAAACAGGAGGAGCTGATCGTCACCCGGGACGCGGCCGACCCGCTGGCGCTCGACCCCACGAGCCCGGCGCTGCGCCTGCTCCAGCGGGTCCGCGACGAGGCCCATCGTTTCGCCGTGACCTTTCACCGGCGCGCCCGCGCGATGCGCGACCTGCAGAGCGAGCTCGACGGCGTGCCGGGCATCGGCCCACGGCGCCGCAAGGCGCTGCTCGCGCGGTTCGGCAGCGTCGCGGGCGTCCGCCGCGCGAGCCGCGAGGAGCTGGCGCGCGAGGTGGGCGCGCGCGCGGCCGAGGCGCTGCTGGCGCACTTTTCGGGAAGATAGACGGGCGAGCCGAAGCCCCGGCGCGACGTGCAGGCTGCAGGCGACGGACCTGCCCATCGTGCTGCCCGCTTGCCGCGCGGCGCCCTCTTGCCGTACCCTGAATCGCTTGAACGACTTCGATTTCGCCGCGCTGTTCATCGCCCTGCTAGTCATCCTGTTCTCGCTGACCGTCCACGAAGCCGCGCACGCGTGGACCGCGGAGCGGCTCGGCGACCAGACGGCGCGCCGGCTCGGCCGGGTATCGCTCAATCCCCTGGTGCACATCGATCCGATCGGCACCGTCGTGCTGCCGATCGTGGCGTTCTCCACCGGGGCGCCCATCATTGGCTGGGCCAAGCCGGTGCCGGTCGACCTCCGCAACCTGACGCACTGGAAGCGCGACTTCATGGTCATCGCGGCGGCCGGGCCCGCGAGCAACCTGGTGCTGGCCGTGCTGGCCGCGGTCGGGCTGCGGATCGCTGGTGGCGGCACGTTCGGTCTGGCCGGGATCGAGGTCGGCGAGCCGGTGGTGCGCCTGCTGTTCGTCGGCCTGCAGCTCAACCTGCTGCTGGCGCTCTTCAACCTGATCCCCGTGCCGCCGCTCGACGGCGGCAACATCGTCGGCGGCCTGCTGCGCGGCGCCTGGGCCGAGCGCTTCGACGCCATCCGGCCGTACGGCATCTTCGTGCTCTACGCGCTGCTGCTCACCGGGACGCTCTCGGCCATCATCGGGCCGCCGTACGTCTTTCTCGCAAGGTGGTTGATATCGTGAAGCCGCGCGTCGTCTCGGGCATGCGCCCGACCGGACCCCTCCACCTCGGCCACCTCGTGGGCGCCCTGCACAACTGGGCGGCGCTCCAGGACCAGTACGACTGCTTCTACTTCGTGGCCGACTGGCACGCGTTGACGAGCGACTACGCCGACACCTCGGAGATCGTCTCGAGCGCGATCGACAACGTCGCCGACTGGATCGCGGCCGGCATCGACCCGGAGCGCAGCCTGATCTTCGTCCAGTCGCTCGTGCCGGAGCACGCGGAGCTGCACCTCCTGCTCTCGATGGTGACGCCCATCCCGTGGCTCGAGCGCGTGCCGACTTACAAGGAGCAGCAGGAACAGCTGGGTCAGGCGGGCAAGGACCTGTCGAACTACGGGTTCCTCGGGTATCCGCTCCTGCAGACGGCCGACGTCATCATCTACGACGCGCAGTTCGTGCCGGTCGGCGACGACCAGGTCCCGCACCTCGAGCTGTCGCGTGAGGTCGTCCGGCGCTTCCACAACTTCTACGGCGAGGTGTTCGTCGAGCCGCAGCCGCTGCTGACGAAGTTCCCGCGCCTGCCGGGGCTCGACAATCGGAAGATGAGCAAGAGCTACGGCAACGCCATCAACCTGTCGGACGACGCCGAGACCGTGCGGCAGAAGGTGCGGCAGATGTACACCGACCCGAAGCGCGTGCGGGCCGACATCCCGGGCACGGTCGAAGGCAACCCGGTGTTCATGTACCACGACGCCTTCAATCCGAACGCCGACGAGGTCGAGGACCTCAAGACGCGCTACCGGCTGGGCAAGGTCGGCGACGTCGAGGTGAAGACGAAGCTCGCCTTCGCGCTCAACGCCATGATGGATCCGATGCGTGAGCGGCGCGCGGCCGCCCTGGCGCGGCCAGGCGCCTTGCGCGACCTGCTCTTCGAGGGGTCGGCGCGCGCGCGCGCGCTGGCCGCCGGGACGATGGCTCGCGTACGGGACGCGATGAAGATCGGGTACCGATGATGGACGTGCCCGCCTTCGAGTCGATCCTCGAGGAGTATCCCGTTCGGCTCGAGAACTTCGAGGGCCCCCTCGACCTGCTGCTGCACCTGATCCGCAAGCACGAGGTCGACATCTACGACATCCCGATCTCGCTCGTCACGCAGCAGTACCTCGAGTACCTCGAGCTGATGCACGAGCTGGACCTCGAAGTGGCGGGCGAGTTCCTGCTGATGGCGGCGACGCTCATTCACATCAAGTCGCGCCTGCTGCTGCCCCGCCCGGCTCCCGATCAGGAGGCGCTCGACGAAGACCCGCGCGACCAGCTGGTCCGCCGGCTGATCGAGCACCAGAAGTTCAAGGCCGCGGCCGAGCTCCTGCACGAGCGCGAAACCGTCCGCAGCGCGCAGTGGATGCGCCCGGACGGGCGCGTCGCCGACATCGCCGGCGACGAGTACGAGGACGAGTTGGAAGTGGACCTGTTCAGCCTGCTCACGGCCTTCCGGGCGGTGATCGAGCGGGCGAAGCAGCGCCCGACGGTGGTCGTGCCGGGTGAACAGGTGCCGATCGAGACGCGGATCGAGCAACTGCTCGCGCGGCTGTCGGAGACCGAGGCGTGCGGGTTCGACGAGCTCTTCGCGGACGCGGCCGCCAAGAGCGAGCTCATCGTCACGTTCCTGGCGCTGCTCGAGATGATCCGGCTGAGGCTCGTGCGCGTGTTCCAGACCGGGCCGTTCGGCGAGATCCGTGTCTACAAGCGGGCCCGACCGAGCGACGCGCCGAGACCGATCGGCGACCTCGCGAGCGCGCCCTGACCCCTGAGCCTTCTCGGGCGGTCAGGCGTGTCGTGTCGGTCGCCTCCACAGGGCTGGGCACCCTCAACACCAGTGAGATCCGGTATCGTCGGCCGGAACGAGAGAGAGGCATGAACGAGGTGACCGACCAGGACATCCAGCCCGACGCGCCGTCGGTGGACCCGACGCCCGGCGAGGCCGACGCCGCCCGCCCGTTGCCGCCGGCAGCGGCGGACGCGGACGCGGCTCCGCCTTCCCCCGATCAGGTGCCCGACGATCTCAAGGCGATCGTCGAGGCCCTGATCTTCGCCTCGCCAGACCCGCTGTCGGTCAAGGCGCTCCGCAAGCTGCTGCCCGACGAGCCGGCCGAGCTCGTCGATCTCGCCGTCGCCGCGCTCGGCGCGCAGTACGACCACCGCGGCGGCCTGCAACTGGTGGAGGTGGCCGGTGGCTTCCAGATCGTCACGCGCCCGGAGTTGCACGAGTGGGTCCGCCGGCTCTTCCACGAGCGGACGACGCACAAGCTCTCCGTCCAGGCCCTCGAGACGCTCGCCGTGATCGCCTACAAGCAGCCGATCACGGCCGTCGAGATCACCGAGGTTCGTGGCGTCAACTCGTCAGGCGTGCTGGGGACGCTCATCGACCGGAAGCTGATCAAGATCGTCGGTCGCAAGCCCGTGGTCGGCCGGCCGTTCATGTATGCGACCACGCGCGAGTTCCTGATTCGCTTCGGCCTGCGCGACCTCACCGACCTGCCGAAGGTCGAGGACATGGCCGACGCGCTCGGCTTCGAACCGCCGGCACTTGGCGATGCTGAGGCGACGCTGCCGTTTGATGGCATTGTCGACCCGGCAGCGCCGGAGACGGCCGACGGCAGCGTGGCCGCCGACGAGGAGGACGGTGGTGAGGCCGACAGGGAGGGCTGAGCGGCGCGCCGACGAGCCGCGCGGCGGTCTCCGGCTGCAGAAGATCCTCGCGAGCGCCGGCGTGGCGTCGCGCCGAACGGCCGAGGCCCTGATGGCCGAAGGCCGCGTCACGGTGAACGGCGACGTGGTCACCGCGCTCGGCACGAAGGCCGACCCGGCGCGCGACGTGATTCGCGTCGACGGCCGCCGGATCCAGGCGGCCGAGCCCCTCCGGTACATCCTCCTGTCGAAGCCGAGGGGCTACGTCACCACGCGCCGCGATCCGTTCGGCCGCAAGACGGTGGTCGACCTGGTGAAGGCCGTGACCGAGCGCGTGAACCCGGTGGGCCGCCTCGACGTCGACTCCGAAGGGTTGCTGATCCTGACCAACGACGGCGAGCTCGCCGCGCGGCTCACGCACCCGCGACACGCGATTGAGAAGGTGTACCACGCGAGGGTGCGTGGCGTGCCGTCGCGCGACGCGCTCGCGCGTCTCGAGCGCGGCGTCGTGCTCGATGGCCGTCGCACCGCCCCGGCCACCGTGCGGCTGGTCAAGGCCTTCACGCGCGGTGGCCGCGAGGAGGCGCTCGTCGAATTCACGCTGCACGAGGGACGCAACCGGCAGGTGCGACGGATGTGCGAAGCCATCGGGCATCCCGTCCAGCGCCTCACACGCGTGCGGATCGGCCCGATCGTCGACCCGGACATCAGGCCGGGGTTCTGGCGCGAGCTCACGGCGCGCGAGGTGCGCCTGCTGCAGCAGGCGGCGGGATAGACAGGCGACAGGCTGCAGGCTTCGGGCGACAGGCTGCAGGCTACAGGTTCACCCCGAGCCACGGCCACCGACTGACCACGAGGAGCACACGCTCCAGGTGTGTTGTCCGGAGTGGAGTCCACCGCGTGGCAGCGAAGTTGCACCAGCTGCGGCATGCCGCGTGACCCACACAACCTCGAGGTGTTCCGTCTCGCACACGAGCTGGCGCTCGAAGTCTACCGAGCCACGGAGTCGTTGCCCGCAGCGGAGCGATTCGGCCTCCCTGCCCAGATGCGACGGGCTGCGGTCTCCGTTCCTGCGAATCTGGCCGAAGGCTCGTCACGCCGCCGCACCCGCGACTACCAGCGGTTCATCGAGATCGCGCTCGGTTCGGCCGTCGAGCTTCGGTATCTGCTCGACCTGACGAGAGACCTGGGACTCCTGCCTCCAGAGGCGTTGGCAATTGGCAGAAAACGCAGCGAGCATGTCGTGCGGTCGTTGCACCAACTACAGCGTGCGGTCGCGAGCTTCTCGTCCTGAGGCCGATACCCCAGCCGCGCCGTTCCGGTCCTCGTTCCAGCCCGAAGCTTGCAGCCTTCGGCCTGTAGCCGCCTGCAGCCTGTCGCCGGCAGCCTGTAGCCGGCCGGCCTGTCGCCTGCAGCCTGTCGCCTGTCGCCTGCTACCGTCTCAGCACCTCCGCCCAGAACGCGATGAGGGCCACGATGTCGTCCACCCCCGCCGAGCGGTCGACCTCGGCGTGGGTGATGAGCGGCGTCACGAGCAGGCGAACGCGAGTCGACCGTTGCAAGTACGCGGCGAGCATCGTCGATTCGACGGCGGGGACGACGTTGTCGTCGGTCCCGTGGAGCAGGTAGACGGGCGTCACGGGTGGCCGTGAGCGCTCGGGTGAGAGCGCGGCATCCATGCTCACCCCGTCGACGACCGGCAGCAGTCGCGGGCCGAGCGTGGCGACGTCGCGCGCGTTGACGAGGCGAAGCAGCGTGCGTGCCGGCTCGGCCAGGGTCGCCTCCATGGCGCGGGCGCGCGCGAAGACGTCCGCCGCCCGTGCCTTGTCCGTCATGTCGAGGTGGGACGCGTGGAGGAACGTGCGAATCCCCTCGCGCAGGCCATCGACCTGGTCGGGCGGAACGAGCCGGGACACGGCGTTCATCAGGATGACCGCCACGCCGTAGTCGTGCGGCGGCCGCTTCCAGCCGCTTGGCTGAATCCCGGTGCAGAGGTAGCGCAGCACGCGGCCGAGGTCGCCGTGGCCACCAAACGACAGCGTGAAGGCCAGACGGTTGTCGAGCGACGGTCTGCCGGCGGCGACGATCGAGAGGCCGCCCGAGAAACTGATGCCGACGAGGCCGACCCGGCCATCGGGCGCGTACCGCGGCTGGCCGGCCAGCCACACGGCGACGTCCTCGATCGCGTCGGGCAGCGCCGGCGTGATGCCATAGTCGAGCAGGTCGGGGAGTTCGGGCGTGAGCACGACGAGGCCGCTCGCCGCGGCCTGGCGGGCGAGGCCGACGAGGCGGAACTCGTCGATGCCCTCGGCGTGCACGCCGGGCGTGAGCACGATCGCGCGGGTCACCGTGCCGTCTGGAACGTACACACGCGCGCGCAGCGCACCCCGACGCGTGGAGACCACGAGATCGGCCGTCGAGAACGAGCGGGCACCCAGGCCAGCGAGGCGGCTCGCGACGGGACCCTCGAGGCCGGTGACACGCGCGACGAACGCCGCGGCGCGCGCGTACGGCCGCAGGCCGATCGAGCCCGTCACGACGAGCAGGGCGACGGCGATGAGTACGAGGCGGCGACGCATGGACGAGGTGCGATCCCACGGGGGTGACGGTTGCGTGGAGCCGCCGATCGGGACGCGGGGTCGACGGGTAGAATACTACCAGTGACCGTGAAGACCTCGCCGCTCATCGTGGCCATCGACGGACCCTCCGGCGCCGGCAAGGGCACCGTGGCCCGGGCCGTGGCCCGCGCCCTCGGTTATCGCCACGTCGACACGGGGGCCATGTACCGCGCCGTCGCCTGGCTGGCCCTTCACGCCGGCGTGGCGCTCGACGACGAGCCTCGCGTGGCGGCGCTCGCGACCCAGGCGACCTTCGACCTCTCCGACGGGGGCATTCGCATCGACCGGCACGATGTCACCACCGCAATCCGGACTCCGAACATCGACCGGGCGGCCACGATGGTGGCTCGCATGCCGCGGGTGCGCGAAGCCCTGGTCGCCGAGCAGCGCCGGATGGGGCAGCAGGGCGGCGTGGTGATGGAGGGGCGCGACATCGGGACGGCGGTCTTCCCGAACGCGGACGTGAAGGTGTACCTGGACGCGTCTCCGGAGGAGCGCGCGCGCCGGCGCGCGAACGACCCCGCTCACACGGGGCGCGAGGCGGGCACGGCGAGGGTCGCGAGCGAACTCGCCGCGCGCGACGCCATCGACCGCTCGCGGAAGGCGTCGCCGCTCGCCGTGGCGGCCGACGCGGTGGTCGTCGACACGACCGAGATGTCGGCCGAGGCGGTCACGGCACGCGTCCTGACGCTCGTCGAGGCGGTTGCCGCGCGGCGCTGACCGCGCCCCGGAACGTCTCCCGCGAGGGGCCGGCGCGCACGCCCTGCGCCGCCTACCGTCCGCGTGCCTTGTAGTCGTCCGAAGAGGCCGGGTCGAGCTCCCACCGGTGCCGGTCGCGTTCGGCGATCTTGTCCGCGCCCTGCAGCTCTTCGTTGTCGTCGTACTCGACGCCGAGCGCCCGGCCGATGGCATCGGCGTCGTCCTGGTCGGGCGTCGGGTTGTCGCCTCCGGGGGCCTCGTCGCCGCTCGAATACGCGACCTCCCAGTTGGCATCGACGTCACCACCGGTCAGCACGCTCTCCGCCTCGCCGCCTGCCTCTGTCCCGTTCCGGCCAGCCCTGGCTCGGGCCGGACGCCGGACGTCGGCGCTCAGCGACGAGGGGGTCGCGTTCGACGGCAGGCCGTTGGCGTCCTCGATGGGGGAGATGGCGAGCGGCTCGAGGGGAAACGGCACCTCGAACCGCGGCCGGGTCCGCCGGGTCTTCGGTTCGCGGGGCGGGGCGGCGGCCGGCGCGGGGCGCGTCGTCGAGGCCTTCGCCCTCGCGCGCGTCGCGGCCCGAGGCGGGCGCGAGCGCGTGCGGGCCGGGGCCGGCTTCGGCGTGCTCCTGGCGACGCGGCCGGTCTTGGGCGCCGGACGTTTGGCCGCCTGACGCTTCTTCGGAGCGACCGTCCTGAGAGCAGCCTTTTTCGGAACGGTCGTCTTCGGAGTGGCCTTCCTCGGAGCGGCGTTCTTCGAAGCGGCTTTCCTTGGAGCCGCCCTTTTTGGAGCGGTCTTCTTCGGAGAGGCCTTCTTCGGGGCCTTCATCTTGGCGCGGCTCGCGGCACGCGAGGGTCGCGCCTTCTTCGCGGCGGCCTTGCGCGGGCGAGGCGCGGCCTTGGGGCCCCGGCTGGCGTGTCGGGGCCGCGTCGGCGTGCGCTTGGCCATGATTCTCTCTCCCGTGTTGACAGAAGCTCGTTAAATGTTGTAATTTCGAGTGCTTATCGTCCTTGACGATAACACGACCGACAGCCCGCCGGCGCTGAGAGGCCGGCAAACGATCGCCGAGGAGGACCCGCAGAGCATGGCCAACCTAGAGGACATCGAGAAGACCGACTACGCGCAGGGAGGTGAGCACGAGCGCACGCGCCCGGCGCCGGTCTCCCGTCTCAAGCGCCTCACGTCACCCGAAGACGACGACCCCGAGACCCAGGAATACGCCCGTCTTCTGGAGCAGTACGATACCAGCTTCCGTACCATTGCGGAAGGAGAGGTCGTCAAGGGCACGGTGCTGCGTGTCACGGCCGCGTCGGTCGTGGTCGACGTCGGGTTCAAGTCGGAGGGCATGATTGCCGCCGATGAGTTCCTCGACGAGCAAGGGCAGGTCACCGTGCAGCCTGGCGACGTGGTCGACGTGCTGCTCGAGCGCACCGAAGATCGCGACGGCCACGTCGTCCTCTCGCGCGAGAAGGCCGAGAAGATGAAGATCTGGGACGACGTGGAGCGAGCCTACACGGATCGCAAGGTCGTCATCGGCCGCGTCATCGAGCGGATCAAGGGGGGGCTGGCCGTTGACATCGGCGTGCGCGCCTTCCTGCCGGGCAGCCAGATCGACGTCCGGCCGGTCCGCAACCTCGACGCGCTCAAGGGGCAGGAGCTCCGGATGCGCGTCATCAAGGTGAACAAGAAGCGCGGCAACATCGTGCTCTCGCGCAAGGTGCTCCTCGAAGAGGAGAACGCTGAGAAGAAGAAGACGACGCTCGACCAGCTCGCCGAGGGCAAGGTGATGCGCGGCGTCGTGAAGAACATCACCGACTACGGCGCGTTCATCGACCTCGGCGGCATCGACGGCTTGCTGCACATCACCGACATGTCGTGGGGCCGGGTGTCGCACCCGTCGGAGATCTTCAAGGTCAACGACGAGATCGACGTCATTGTCCTCAAGTACGATCCGGCGACCGAGCGGGTGTCGCTCGGCCACAAGCAGCTCACGCCGGATCCGTGGTCGGATGTCGTCGAACGCTATCCGGTCACGGCGCGTGTCACCGGCAAGGTGGTCAGCCTGACCGACTACGGGGCGTTCGTCGAGCTCGAGCCGGGCGTCGAAGGCCTCATCCACGTCTCGGAGATGTCGTGGAGCAAGCGGGTCAAGCACCCGTCGAAGCTCCTCAACGTCGGCGATGTCGTCGAGGCGATGGTGCTCGGCGTCGACCCGGCCGCACGGCGCATCTCGCTCGGCCTGAAGCAGGTGGCGGCCAATCCGTGGGAAGAGCTGGCCGACCGGTATCCTCCGGGCACCCGCATCACCGGCAAGGTGCGCAACCTCACCGAGTTCGGCGCGTTCGTCGAGGTCGAGGAAGGCATCGACGGGCTCATTCACATCTCGGACATGTCGTGGAGCAAGCGGCTCAAGCACCCGTCCGAGGTGCTGAAGAAGGGCGACAAGGTCGAGGCGATGGTGCTCAACGTCGACGCCGAGAACCAGCGGCTGTCGCTCGGCCTCAAGCAGCTCGCGACCGACGTCTGGGACGAGTTCTTCTCGAGGACCAACGTCGGGGACCTCGTCGAGGGCAAGGTCGTGCGGCTCACCAATTTCGGGGCCTTCGTCGAGCTGGCGGACGGCATCGAGGGGCTGATTCACGTCTCGGAGTTCGACGACTCGCAGGGCGGGGAGAAGATCGACCTGCAGGTCGAGCAGTCGTATCAGATGAAGGTGATCAAGCTCAGCCCGTCGGAGCGCAAGATCGGCCTGAGCATCCGCGCGCTCAAGTCGGACGAGTACCGCACCGACTGGGAGAGCTACGTCACCGACGCGGCGTCACCCAACGTCACGCTCGGCGACCACTTCCGGCACAACCAGTAGAGCCGGGAGCCCGGAGGTCCATCGGCCGGGGCTGGGCGACGAGCCCGGCCCCGGTTCTCTCCGCGCCGCCGGCGGCGGACGCGGCCCGCAAGAGGGACGCATGGCAACTGGGGGCAGCATGACGAAGGCGGACCTCGTCGAGGAAGTCTCGCGGGTGTCCGACCTCACGAAGAAGCACTCCGAGGTCATCGTCGAGACGGTGTTCAAGAGCATCATCGACGCACTGCACCGCGGCGAGAAGATCGAGCTGCGGGGCTTCGGCAGCTTCCGCCTGCGGCGGCGCGAGCCACGGAAGGGCCGGAACCCCAAGACCGGTGACAAAGTCGACGTGCCGCCCAAGAAGGTGCCGTACTTCAAGCCCGGCAAGGAACTGAAGGACCTGATCAATCGCCTGCCCGACGCGGCGGCGGTCGCGGTGGCGCCCCACGAGACCTTCGCGCCCCGGGCCGACCCGCAGGCGTGATCATGGAGCGGCTCTGGTCGCCCTGGCGACTGCAGTACGTGACGGGCGCCGATCAGGCCAGCGGCTGCGTGTTCTGCCAGGCACTCGACACGGCCGCCGAGTCGCCGCTCGTCGTCTTCCGTGGCCGGCTCGCCTTCGTGATCCTGAATCTCTATCCGTACAACAACGGCCACCTGATGGTCGTCCCGACCCGGCACGTCGGGTCGCTCGCGGCCGCGACGCGCGAGGAACTGGCCGAGGTCATGGAACTCACCCGGCGCTCGGAGATGGCGCTCGGCGAGGCATACGCGCCGCACGGTCTCAACGTCGGCATCAACCTCGGCAAGGCGGCCGGTGCCGGGGTGCTCGACCACCTGCACGTCCACCTGGTGCCGCGCTGGAGCGGCGACACCAACTTCATGTCGGTCGTGGGCGACGTCCGCGTACTGCCCGAGGAACTCGAGCAGACGGCCGAGCGCCTGCGTCCCATCTTCGCGCGGCTTGCGGCCGCGGCTGGCGATGCATCTCGAACCGACGAGTGAACAGCTGGCGTTGCGCGACCGGGCCGCGAGCTTCGCGGCCGCCGAGGTCGCGCCGCGCGCGTCGACCATCGACGAGTCCGACGAGTTCCCGGCCGATCTCGTGCGCCGGGCCGGCGAGCTCGGCCTGATGGGCATGACCGTGGCCCGCGAGTGGGGCGGCGGAGGGCACGACTACGTGGCCTCCGCGCTCGCCATCGAGGCCCTGGCCCGCGCGAGCGCGACGGTGTCGGTCATCGTCTCGGTGAACAACTCGCTCGTGGCCGAGACCATCGAGCGGTTCGGCACCGACGAGCAGCGGGGACGCTGGCTGCGTCCGCTCGCCACCGGCACGGCACTCGGCGCCTTCGCCCTGTCGGAGCCCGAGGCCGGCAGCGACGCGGCCAACCAGCAGACCCGCGTCACGATGGACGGCTTCGACTTCCGGCTCGACGGCCTCAAGGTCTGGGTGGCGAACGCCGTCGCGGCCGACATGGCCATCGTGTTCGCGGCGACGCAGCCCGACCTCGCGAGCCGCGGGATCAGCGCGTTCCTCGTGCCGCTCGATTCGCCGGGCATCACGCGGCGGGCGCGGAACGACTCGCTGGGCGTACGGGGCCTGGGGTGCGTCGACCTGGAGTTCACCGACGTGCGCCTCGACTCGAGCCAGATGCTCGGCGCGCCCGGGCAGGGCTTCAAGATCGCGCGCTGGGCGCTCGACGGCGGCCGGATCGCCATCGCCGCGCAGGCGCTCGGCGTCGGGCAGGCCGCGCTCGACGAGGCGATCGCGCAGGCGAAGCACCGTCAGGCCTTCGGCCAGGCGATCGCCAACTACCAGGCCATCCAGTGGATGCTGGCCGACATGGCCACCGAGCTCGATGCCGCACGCATGCTCACCCTGAAGGCGGCCGCGGCCAAGGACGGGCAGGAGCGCTGCACGCTCGAGGCCTCGATGGCGAAGCTGCTCGCCTCGGAGGCCGCCCACCGCGCGGCCGACCGCGCCATGCAGATCTTCGCATCGGCCGGCTATCGCCGGGGCTCGACGGTCGAGCGGCTGTTCCGCGACGTTCGCGCCACCGAGATCTACCAGGGGACGTCGGAAGTCCAGCGGATGATCATCGCGCAGAACATCCTGGCCGGTTGAGCTGACCACAGGCCACAGGCGACAGGCCGATGCGCCCGAGTCCTCCGGCGCTCGCCGGGCTGCCGGCGCAGACCACCGACGCTCGACCTCACCCGCGCACCGGTGACGCCAGAGCCCAAGGCTGTTGACGCCGAGGGCAGTCGAAGAGGGAGGTCATGTTCGCTGACGTTGTTCTGACCCGCCGCGTCGAGCGGGCCGAAGCCGAGCTGACCGCGTCGGTCGCGAGGGCCGTGGCCCGCCGCCACCCGGGTGACGGAGCGTTTGCCGAGCCCGTCGGCGGCGGGGTGGCTGCCTACTGCCGGCGCGGGTCGCCGATGAACAAGATGATCGGGCTCGGTCTCGGCCCCCAGGTCGCCCTCGCCGACCTTGCTCGCGTCGAACGGCGGTTCGCCGATCTGGGCGTGCCGCTCCAGGCGGAAGTGTCCGCGCTCGCCGATCCCGCCCTCTGGTCGACGTTGACGGGGCGGGGATACGTGCTCGAAGGGTTCGAGTTCGTGCTCGGCGCCGCGGTGGGCCGGCGGGGCGCCGGTGCGACCTCCTCGTCAGTCGACGTCCGTGTGGCCGGGCCGGAAGACGCTGCGCGGTGGATGGACATCGTGGCGACGGGCTTCGAGCATCCAGACGTCTCGCCGACCGGAGTGACCGGCGAGATCGTTCCGCGGGCCGCCCTCGAGCAGGCCTTCGTCGACTTCGCCGAAGCCGGCGGGCTGCGGCGGTATCTGGCCTTCGTCGACGGAGAGCCAGCCGGCGGCGCGAGCCTTCGTCTCGAAGGCGGGGTGGCGCAGCTGTGCGGTGCGGCGACGCTGCCGGCCTTCCGGCGACGCGGCGTGCAGACG
Encoded here:
- a CDS encoding integration host factor subunit beta — its product is MATGGSMTKADLVEEVSRVSDLTKKHSEVIVETVFKSIIDALHRGEKIELRGFGSFRLRRREPRKGRNPKTGDKVDVPPKKVPYFKPGKELKDLINRLPDAAAVAVAPHETFAPRADPQA
- a CDS encoding 30S ribosomal protein S1, translated to MANLEDIEKTDYAQGGEHERTRPAPVSRLKRLTSPEDDDPETQEYARLLEQYDTSFRTIAEGEVVKGTVLRVTAASVVVDVGFKSEGMIAADEFLDEQGQVTVQPGDVVDVLLERTEDRDGHVVLSREKAEKMKIWDDVERAYTDRKVVIGRVIERIKGGLAVDIGVRAFLPGSQIDVRPVRNLDALKGQELRMRVIKVNKKRGNIVLSRKVLLEEENAEKKKTTLDQLAEGKVMRGVVKNITDYGAFIDLGGIDGLLHITDMSWGRVSHPSEIFKVNDEIDVIVLKYDPATERVSLGHKQLTPDPWSDVVERYPVTARVTGKVVSLTDYGAFVELEPGVEGLIHVSEMSWSKRVKHPSKLLNVGDVVEAMVLGVDPAARRISLGLKQVAANPWEELADRYPPGTRITGKVRNLTEFGAFVEVEEGIDGLIHISDMSWSKRLKHPSEVLKKGDKVEAMVLNVDAENQRLSLGLKQLATDVWDEFFSRTNVGDLVEGKVVRLTNFGAFVELADGIEGLIHVSEFDDSQGGEKIDLQVEQSYQMKVIKLSPSERKIGLSIRALKSDEYRTDWESYVTDAASPNVTLGDHFRHNQ
- a CDS encoding four helix bundle protein, translating into MFRLAHELALEVYRATESLPAAERFGLPAQMRRAAVSVPANLAEGSSRRRTRDYQRFIEIALGSAVELRYLLDLTRDLGLLPPEALAIGRKRSEHVVRSLHQLQRAVASFSS
- the cmk gene encoding (d)CMP kinase, which encodes MKTSPLIVAIDGPSGAGKGTVARAVARALGYRHVDTGAMYRAVAWLALHAGVALDDEPRVAALATQATFDLSDGGIRIDRHDVTTAIRTPNIDRAATMVARMPRVREALVAEQRRMGQQGGVVMEGRDIGTAVFPNADVKVYLDASPEERARRRANDPAHTGREAGTARVASELAARDAIDRSRKASPLAVAADAVVVDTTEMSAEAVTARVLTLVEAVAARR
- the trpS gene encoding tryptophan--tRNA ligase; this translates as MVKPRVVSGMRPTGPLHLGHLVGALHNWAALQDQYDCFYFVADWHALTSDYADTSEIVSSAIDNVADWIAAGIDPERSLIFVQSLVPEHAELHLLLSMVTPIPWLERVPTYKEQQEQLGQAGKDLSNYGFLGYPLLQTADVIIYDAQFVPVGDDQVPHLELSREVVRRFHNFYGEVFVEPQPLLTKFPRLPGLDNRKMSKSYGNAINLSDDAETVRQKVRQMYTDPKRVRADIPGTVEGNPVFMYHDAFNPNADEVEDLKTRYRLGKVGDVEVKTKLAFALNAMMDPMRERRAAALARPGALRDLLFEGSARARALAAGTMARVRDAMKIGYR
- a CDS encoding rRNA pseudouridine synthase; the protein is MALSTRQRRRRPTAAWPPTRRTVVRPTGRAERRADEPRGGLRLQKILASAGVASRRTAEALMAEGRVTVNGDVVTALGTKADPARDVIRVDGRRIQAAEPLRYILLSKPRGYVTTRRDPFGRKTVVDLVKAVTERVNPVGRLDVDSEGLLILTNDGELAARLTHPRHAIEKVYHARVRGVPSRDALARLERGVVLDGRRTAPATVRLVKAFTRGGREEALVEFTLHEGRNRQVRRMCEAIGHPVQRLTRVRIGPIVDPDIRPGFWRELTAREVRLLQQAAG
- a CDS encoding segregation/condensation protein A; translated protein: MMDVPAFESILEEYPVRLENFEGPLDLLLHLIRKHEVDIYDIPISLVTQQYLEYLELMHELDLEVAGEFLLMAATLIHIKSRLLLPRPAPDQEALDEDPRDQLVRRLIEHQKFKAAAELLHERETVRSAQWMRPDGRVADIAGDEYEDELEVDLFSLLTAFRAVIERAKQRPTVVVPGEQVPIETRIEQLLARLSETEACGFDELFADAAAKSELIVTFLALLEMIRLRLVRVFQTGPFGEIRVYKRARPSDAPRPIGDLASAP
- a CDS encoding HIT domain-containing protein — protein: MERLWSPWRLQYVTGADQASGCVFCQALDTAAESPLVVFRGRLAFVILNLYPYNNGHLMVVPTRHVGSLAAATREELAEVMELTRRSEMALGEAYAPHGLNVGINLGKAAGAGVLDHLHVHLVPRWSGDTNFMSVVGDVRVLPEELEQTAERLRPIFARLAAAAGDASRTDE
- the scpB gene encoding SMC-Scp complex subunit ScpB encodes the protein MNEVTDQDIQPDAPSVDPTPGEADAARPLPPAAADADAAPPSPDQVPDDLKAIVEALIFASPDPLSVKALRKLLPDEPAELVDLAVAALGAQYDHRGGLQLVEVAGGFQIVTRPELHEWVRRLFHERTTHKLSVQALETLAVIAYKQPITAVEITEVRGVNSSGVLGTLIDRKLIKIVGRKPVVGRPFMYATTREFLIRFGLRDLTDLPKVEDMADALGFEPPALGDAEATLPFDGIVDPAAPETADGSVAADEEDGGEADREG
- a CDS encoding site-2 protease family protein; the encoded protein is MNDFDFAALFIALLVILFSLTVHEAAHAWTAERLGDQTARRLGRVSLNPLVHIDPIGTVVLPIVAFSTGAPIIGWAKPVPVDLRNLTHWKRDFMVIAAAGPASNLVLAVLAAVGLRIAGGGTFGLAGIEVGEPVVRLLFVGLQLNLLLALFNLIPVPPLDGGNIVGGLLRGAWAERFDAIRPYGIFVLYALLLTGTLSAIIGPPYVFLARWLIS